The following coding sequences are from one Streptococcus mitis window:
- a CDS encoding RNA-binding S4 domain-containing protein has protein sequence MRLDKYLKVSRIIKRRTVAKEVADKGRIKVNGILAKSSTDLKVNDQVEIRFGNKLLLVKVLEMKDSTKKEDAAGMYEIISETRVEENV, from the coding sequence ATGAGATTAGACAAATATTTAAAAGTATCACGAATTATCAAGCGTCGTACAGTCGCAAAAGAAGTAGCAGATAAAGGAAGAATCAAGGTAAATGGAATCTTGGCCAAAAGTTCAACGGATTTGAAAGTTAATGACCAAGTTGAAATTCGCTTTGGCAATAAGTTGCTACTTGTAAAAGTACTAGAGATGAAGGATAGTACAAAAAAAGAAGATGCAGCAGGAATGTATGAAATTATCAGTGAAACACGGGTAGAAGAAAATGTCTAA